A part of Chthoniobacterales bacterium genomic DNA contains:
- a CDS encoding matrixin family metalloprotease — translation MLSVPGGTAWGYAFTGSTWNYSPVVMNLSLGSSGMLMDGSASWNAAAEDALATWNDYLLRLQFSVVRNSSLPPADDDGANSVFFSNTFYGRSFGDAVAITTEWTVNNGRRRIEADTIFNANLDWNSYRGDLRGSSGGGTLYDLHRVALHEFGHTLGLDHPDERGQSVNAIMNSFVSDVDHLLPDDIRGGQALYGARGGGTNSFRRPATSPARTTASRYLFRGRADGVAADAVLLVNTRLGAKKYFKANGVESWRKRLPLRPGRNRIKLYIRKPNGVVSKVDQVTVIRN, via the coding sequence TTGCTTTCCGTCCCGGGCGGGACGGCGTGGGGTTATGCCTTCACCGGCTCGACATGGAACTACAGCCCCGTCGTGATGAATCTCTCGCTCGGCTCCAGCGGAATGCTGATGGACGGCTCCGCCTCGTGGAACGCCGCCGCCGAGGATGCCCTGGCGACGTGGAATGACTACCTGCTGCGGCTGCAGTTCTCCGTCGTGCGAAACTCCAGCTTGCCGCCGGCGGATGATGACGGCGCCAACAGCGTCTTCTTTTCCAACACATTCTATGGCCGATCCTTCGGCGACGCGGTGGCGATTACGACCGAGTGGACGGTGAACAACGGTCGGCGCCGCATCGAGGCGGACACCATCTTCAACGCAAATCTCGATTGGAATTCCTATCGCGGCGACCTCCGGGGTTCCTCCGGCGGAGGCACCCTCTACGACCTCCATCGGGTGGCGCTGCATGAATTCGGACATACCCTCGGTCTCGACCATCCCGACGAGCGCGGCCAGTCCGTCAACGCCATCATGAACAGCTTCGTTTCAGATGTGGATCATCTGCTGCCGGATGATATTCGCGGCGGGCAGGCGCTCTACGGCGCCCGCGGTGGCGGGACAAATTCCTTTCGCCGGCCCGCGACCTCTCCGGCGAGGACCACCGCGAGCCGGTATCTCTTCCGCGGCCGCGCGGACGGGGTCGCGGCCGATGCGGTCCTGCTCGTCAATACCCGCCTCGGTGCAAAAAAGTATTTCAAGGCCAACGGCGTGGAATCGTGGCGGAAACGGCTTCCGCTCCGTCCGGGGCGGAA